From a single Brettanomyces bruxellensis chromosome 5, complete sequence genomic region:
- the NTF2 gene encoding Nuclear transport factor 2 (BUSCO:EOG09265BCT), producing MSVDFNALAQQFCNFYYDQFDKDRSQLGNLYRDSSMMTFESTQTQGAAAIVEKLASLPFAKVSHRISTLDAQPASPNGDVLVMVTGELLVDEEQRPQRYSQCFHLIPDSGSYYVLNDLFRLNYG from the exons ATGTCGGTCGATTTTAATGCATTGGCACAGCAGTTCTGCAATTTCTACTATGATCAATTCGACAAGGACAGATCTCAGTTAGGAAACCTTTAC AGAGACTCGTCCATGATGACGTTTGAGTCTACACAGACTCAGGGTGCAGCCGCCATTGTTGAAAAACTTGCAAGCCTTCCATTTGCAAAGGTCTCTCATAGAATATCTACTCTTGATGCTCAACCTGCTTCTCCTAATGGTGATGTTTTGGTTATGGTCACAGGAGAACTTCTTGTTGATGAGGAGCAAAGACCACAAAGATACTCCCAGTGTTTCCACTTGATTCCTGACAGTGGATCATACTATGTTCTAAACGATCTTTTCAGATTAAACTACGGTTGA